The following coding sequences are from one Prochlorococcus marinus CUG1438 window:
- a CDS encoding phycobiliprotein lyase: MTKNLTTINQFIDKSIGEWKSIRSTHTLAFQEFENSTSKIYIKNINSKNKKVIEIFKNYKLSLNLESIAISIKWQAFSDWEEDNMSEGDENILIFLPKDENSGIVLRNKGYTESFISSSNYFFDEQDNLHIKTIYNSKVSEERISFLSTHIRSRFSTIRNLENNSVIQTSHTSEIRNLASLKD, translated from the coding sequence TTGACGAAGAATCTAACAACAATTAATCAATTCATTGATAAAAGTATAGGAGAGTGGAAATCCATAAGAAGTACTCATACTTTAGCTTTTCAGGAATTTGAAAATTCAACTAGTAAAATATACATTAAAAATATCAACTCAAAAAATAAAAAAGTTATTGAAATTTTTAAAAATTACAAATTAAGCTTAAACCTAGAGAGCATAGCCATTTCTATAAAATGGCAAGCTTTTAGTGATTGGGAAGAAGATAATATGAGTGAGGGAGATGAAAATATTTTGATATTTTTACCAAAGGATGAGAATTCAGGAATTGTTTTACGAAATAAAGGTTATACAGAATCCTTTATTTCATCATCCAATTATTTTTTTGATGAACAAGATAATTTACATATTAAAACTATTTACAACTCAAAAGTTTCCGAAGAAAGAATTTCCTTTTTATCCACTCACATAAGATCCAGATTTTCTACTATTAGAAATCTAGAAAATAACTCAGTAATACAGACCTCACATACTTCAGAGATAAGGAATTTAGCTAGTTTAAAAGATTAA